ATCTGGGTAAAAACTCTGACAAGAGATGCCCTTTCATTAAAAGAGTATTTTCATCATACTCCAAGTCATCCTCCGACGGAACAAGTCTGACAGACGATTTATTTTCACTGTCATCAAAGATCGTAAAATCGTATAGATGATAATTTTCCCAGTTAAATACAGACTGTAATACCTTGTGCAGCTGCTCAAATGCCAAATCGGCAGGCACAATAATCCTTCGTACCGCTGTATATACTTGTAAATCAAGCGTTACCAATAATTCAAATGCGCGATATTTGTAAGCCGGCTTTCCTGTAAGCTCGGACAGTGCTTTAATCATTTTCTGATAAGGGATAAATACATTGCTGAAATTACTTGAATAGTTGACTGGACGGTAGTTTATCGAAGCTCCGACCGTATCAAGGAACATTTTTGCAATGCCGTTATATTCATTTCCAACATAAATTGAGCATTCAAGCCCCGCTTTTATTACCCACGCAGTTATCTGCCGGTTATTATTTTTAGAAAACGTCACTTCACCACACATTCGCATATATTCATCAACAATTTCAGGATTAATATTTAAGAATAGTAGTGTGTTTGAAATAGCTCTTTTCATCATCTGAGCTGCGTTTTTCAGATCTTTGCGTTTGACTTCATAAATCGCAACGGTAAAACGTGTGGCGTTGTTCACTAAGACAAGCATATCCTCGGCACGGCGATTTTCCCATACCTTTGTCCAATTTGCCGTCCAAGAAAAAAGCGGGTTTTCGTCTCCGAGTACAGCCGGAGGATTTACCCCCATGGCTTCCGCCAGTTTCTTCGTCAGTCCAATTTGCATTTTCACACTTCCCTTTTATAATTATTTACTATATTTAGACACCTTGTTTTCAATCAAAGAACCGCTATTATAAATTTTTGTTTTACGCTGTGAGTTTCGCAGGAATCAGTAAATTTCTTCGATATAAATCCCTGGTCATTGTTTGTACTCACTCGGCAATAAATATCTACTCGCTTCTCTCTTAGAAGGCAACGAGGGATATAATGAATTCTTTTATTATCAGCCACGGCAATGCCTCCGTAATTACGACTACTAGAAAAATTGGGGTTACCGCTTTCTTTGCCAATCACACCTTTTCCAATTCCGATTTTATTAGTTTAAGAATATACTCAGCGCTTTCTTCATCCAGCTTATGCAGAAAAGCCATACTTCTGCATTTCTTGTATTCCACTCCGTCCATTGTGAAGGTATATCCAGCCGGGCATATTGGCGAACAGGTGCCGCCGACCAGCTTTTTACAATCACCTGCTTTGATGATTTCCTTCTTCATTTTATCCGGAAAATCATTCAAGATAGCATCATAGGCACTTACACCTGCGGCATAAATCCTCATCTTTACGCCTTTTTTCCTAAAAACATAATTCAATAATGATTTCCCTGAATCCGGAAGCATATATGTAGTAACAAATCCGTTCTTTGCAGGCTCAATCTTTCTCTTGCACTCTTTCCCCAGAAGATAATTGTCTAGTTCAAGCACAAATCCCTGAAGGTTCGCCGGAACCTCGTTCAAAAATAGTGTAAACTTTTCATCCATATCTTTTCTCCATAAAGTCTTAATCCTTATATTCATAAATTTATATTTATAATAGTGATTAATCAATCTACAATTTGAGTTCATTATTCAACTCTCCAATCGAACCCACATTATATGAACAACTCAAATCTCAATTATACGGTTGAGATTATTTCTAAACTGAATCTTTAGAATCTATGGTGTTTCTCCAATCATCCGGTACATTTAACCAAAAAGCAGGTATCAAACAAGGTAAGTATACTTTATTGTTAGGCCATTCATGAAAAACATACGATACTATTTCATTGTTATCCTGAATTATCGTATTTGGAATTTGATACATTTCACTAAACCAACCATCATAGTATATACTCCTAGGTCCTCCACCGCCATGCGGACATCCTGTTTTTATGTTGCCACCTATTGCATTATGGCACCACCAGGTTATTTCGGTAACTTTAATGCTTATTTTTGTTAATGAACTGATAAATTCAGTAACATTTTCTATCATAACGATACAGTCAATATATCCCCATCCGACTGGTTGTACTTTATAGGATAACAATAATTTATCAAGTGCATTCTTGGTTTCTCTATCAAAATTGGTCATGGATACTGCTCCCTCTAACATTATATGGATATGGATATGTCAATAAATGTGCAGTCGAAAAAGACCAAAAAACCGAAACAATATATTTTTAAATTTTCTGAGCCTGCGGCAAAAGCAGCACCGCCGAAGGCGGCATGTGCTTTACAAGTTGCCATCAAAAATCCTGCAATCTTCATTTTCGATGGAAAGGATAACAACATATTTTTGAGTTTCCTTCGCCGCCGACAAAAACCGCAAAGCATTTTAACGGCATTCTGTAAAGTGTGCGGGCTATGTAGCAGTCACATAGCAGCGTCCTGTACCGTTGAGGCTTTGAATAATGCCGTTTTTCTTAAGCTTATCACGAAAAGCTTCGATTGTATATTGGCTTCCTCTGTCATTGTGTATAGCGTTCTTTAACTTTCCAAGCTGGCTTACCGTGTCAACGCAAAACTCATTCTTCATGTTATCACGCATTTCAAGCGCCACAATCTCACCGTTAAAGCAGTCCATAACAGGTGAAATATGGACTGCATCATATAAGTAGAGTCGACAAACACCCATAATCTGATAGAATAGAAGTATCAGAAAAGGTGCAGAACAATGATTTACAGTATAGAATTCAAGAAGCGAAACAATGAACTCGAACGAGAGAATGCCGAGCTGAAGCGTGCAAAGGATATATTAAAGGTGCACTCGGCTTTTTCGCGTTCCCCGCGTGTTGCGGATTATAGATCGGACGAAGTAAAAAACATCAGAGCGGCATCTGTTTATTCCTAAATACAAGAACAGGTACGCGGTAAAGTTGATGTGCAGGATTCTGAAAGCAAGTGAGTCCGGTTATTATCGTTGGTGAAAGCCAAAGTAAGTAGAAAACTCGTGAACTTCTGACGATCAAAATTAAAGAGATAACATCCGAGTATACGGAACGATAATTTTTATCCTCAGTTTATATAATCCTTATAGCTGTTTATATAATTATCGAGTTCTTTTTTCGCTTTCGCTTCGTTCTTTTCATAATATGAAGCGAACATGTTCGCTCCTGACGAAATAATCTGCGTAAAGCACTCTCTGAGTCCTCCGAAATTATATATCGTACCAAGATCGAAATTTACGCTGTCAAATATAATATCAAGGCAGAATTTACTTTCTTCATCGCGGGAAACTATGCCCATCAACAGCCTGTCATAATAAGCCGGAAGCATGATCGTGCGTCCATAATATGACAAAGCTTCAATAACTGCCCCGTTTATTTCAGGGTTCTCAGCTGTGTATGGAATGCATATAGCCGGGCTTGAATAACTCATAGGATGGTAATATTCCGCCTGTGATTCATCAAATTTCGGCATGGGAAGTATACCGAAATCATTTTCCATGGATCTGCACTGAGTAATACGGAAAAAGTTTGTCGTACGGAACAATACGCGGTTTGCTTTGAACATTTCGTTGCCATATTCATATGTACTGTAGCCAGAAGGCGGCGTAATGTTTTCATTATGGAACACCGCTGATTTAT
The Oscillospiraceae bacterium genome window above contains:
- a CDS encoding plasmid pRiA4b ORF-3 family protein — encoded protein: MQIGLTKKLAEAMGVNPPAVLGDENPLFSWTANWTKVWENRRAEDMLVLVNNATRFTVAIYEVKRKDLKNAAQMMKRAISNTLLFLNINPEIVDEYMRMCGEVTFSKNNNRQITAWVIKAGLECSIYVGNEYNGIAKMFLDTVGASINYRPVNYSSNFSNVFIPYQKMIKALSELTGKPAYKYRAFELLVTLDLQVYTAVRRIIVPADLAFEQLHKVLQSVFNWENYHLYDFTIFDDSENKSSVRLVPSEDDLEYDENTLLMKGHLLSEFLPRCKSMRYTYDMGDNWEHEIELVRVIDEYDKESPYLLEANGQTPPEDVGGVEGFVNFREIMLNPDHPEYKEMKEWAKYWTPELQKWENNPGVI
- a CDS encoding DDE-type integrase/transposase/recombinase, which gives rise to MGVCRLYLYDAVHISPVMDCFNGEIVALEMRDNMKNEFCVDTVSQLGKLKNAIHNDRGSQYTIEAFRDKLKKNGIIQSLNGTGRCYVTAT